The genomic interval ACCTACGCCGAGATCGGCGTGCCGGACGCCCACCATCCGATCTCGCACCACCAGAGGGATCCGGTCAAACTCGAGAAGCTGAAGAAGATCAACCAGTACCACGCGGAGCTGTTCGCGGAGTTCATCGCGCGACTGGCCTCCACGCCCGATGGCGACGGGACGCTGCTCGACCACTCCATGATCATCTACGGCGCGGGCATGGCCGACAGCAACTCCCATTACTCCGGGAACCTGCCGATCCTGCTCGCCGGTGGCGCGGCGGGCACGGGCGGGAGTCACGTGCAGTACGCGGCGGACACGCCGCTCGCGAACCTGCATCTGAGCCTGCTCGACAAGATGGGTGTGCCCATCGAGACGTTGGGGGATTCGACGGGTCGACTTCCGCTGGAGACGCTCAGCGGGGTGTAGGCCGGTCGTTCATCCCATGACGTGCCCGTAGACATCGGTGTACCGACGGGCGATCTCCTTCCAGTCGTACTCACCACGGATGAGCGCCAATGCGTTCGTGCCGCGGCGTTGTCGTTCCGTCTCATTCACTAGCGCCCCGTGCAGTGTGGCCGCCAAGGAATCCAGATCGTCGACTTCGCAAAGCCAACCGTTCGCACGCGGGCCGGTCTCTACCACAAAATCGAGGGGCCCGCCGCTTCGGGTCGCGATCACTGGAACTCCCGTGGCCATCGCCTCGATGTATACCTGGCCAAACGGCTCGTTGTAGGACGGAGCAACCAGAACGTCGGCGAGGTTGAGTCCTAGGGAAAGGACATCGTGCGGCAGCCACCCGCAGAAGAACACGTTCGGCAAGTCGAGGGAGCGGGCGACCGTGTGAGGATGCTCCCCTTCCCACTCACCGGGCATCCCTCCCCAGACGAGCAGATTGAACGGGGGATCATTACCGCTGTCGAACGCTTGATTGACTCGCGAGACGGCCCTGAGCAACAGCGGAACGCGTTTGAAGTCGAGAAAGCGACCAACGAACATCGCAAGCGGCTTCAAATTGCCTGATTCGTCTTTCAGCCTCTTCGTGTCCGACGGGTCATACCGCACGTTCCCCGGCACACCACCTTCGTCCCATCCCTTTGGCTCCTTTACCAGGATCCTCTGCAGAAAACGCCATTTTTCATCTGTGGACCAATGCAGCGGTTGGAACAGAGAGGTGTCCACGCCGTTCGGGATCGTGGTGATGTGTTTCTTGTCGATCCCAAGGCGTACGATCGCCCGCTCACAGATGTC from Gemmatimonadota bacterium carries:
- a CDS encoding glycosyltransferase family 4 protein, with the translated sequence MARYLSRALIEQGHEVHLITGTLRDGDPQHDANVFFGEIPLTLVDYTEAWRGFKQGEDPLSDKWEVPFHPSYEDKAGVPDRVFYKLTDAEYRALLRCWTGVFEDVREHFQPDLLHLHHLTYAHVAAAQVFPVVPKLTQLHGTEIKMLERLNELSRELGSPNEGDDVGRGILADAVSVTNQFVAISPDICERAIVRLGIDKKHITTIPNGVDTSLFQPLHWSTDEKWRFLQRILVKEPKGWDEGGVPGNVRYDPSDTKRLKDESGNLKPLAMFVGRFLDFKRVPLLLRAVSRVNQAFDSGNDPPFNLLVWGGMPGEWEGEHPHTVARSLDLPNVFFCGWLPHDVLSLGLNLADVLVAPSYNEPFGQVYIEAMATGVPVIATRSGGPLDFVVETGPRANGWLCEVDDLDSLAATLHGALVNETERQRRGTNALALIRGEYDWKEIARRYTDVYGHVMG